The Saprospiraceae bacterium genome includes a window with the following:
- the rsgA gene encoding ribosome small subunit-dependent GTPase A, which translates to MQGTVIKSTGSWYRVKSTTGEMYQCRIAGKLKLDDLKLTNPIAVGDIVNFDPEPEEEGIGSIKTIEPRKNYVVRQSPRKKHFLHFLASNIDQAVVVVTIKEPNLKPAFIDRFLLMTEPYNIPAVIVINKSDIYDQYDIDHFTLIRDVYTKIGYQVMLSSVVTGEGIIELWSVLKDKVTLICGQSGVGKSSLVNTIQPGLGLKTEEISDFSGKGQHTTTFAEMFELNDGGSIIDTPGIKTLAFTHLEITDVAHNFREFFALSSSCRFADCTHQNEPQCAIKKAVESGEISELRYYNYLNIVEEIDDQNYWERHSDV; encoded by the coding sequence ATGCAGGGAACCGTCATTAAATCTACCGGGAGCTGGTACAGAGTAAAAAGTACCACAGGTGAAATGTATCAATGTCGGATAGCCGGAAAACTAAAGCTGGACGATCTGAAACTAACCAATCCGATAGCTGTAGGCGACATCGTAAATTTCGATCCCGAACCAGAAGAAGAAGGTATCGGTTCTATCAAAACAATCGAACCCCGCAAAAACTATGTCGTAAGACAATCACCCCGCAAAAAACATTTCCTGCATTTTCTGGCAAGTAATATTGATCAGGCAGTTGTCGTAGTCACAATAAAGGAACCAAATTTAAAGCCCGCTTTTATTGATCGCTTTCTGTTAATGACGGAACCATATAATATTCCGGCGGTGATAGTGATTAATAAATCAGATATATATGATCAGTATGATATCGACCATTTTACGCTGATAAGAGATGTTTACACGAAAATAGGCTATCAGGTTATGTTAAGTTCGGTGGTTACGGGTGAAGGAATCATTGAATTATGGTCAGTTCTAAAAGACAAAGTTACCTTAATCTGTGGTCAGTCCGGAGTTGGAAAATCTTCGTTGGTAAATACAATCCAGCCGGGACTGGGTCTTAAGACGGAAGAAATATCTGACTTTTCAGGAAAAGGGCAACATACGACTACCTTTGCAGAGATGTTTGAACTGAATGATGGTGGAAGTATAATAGATACACCGGGAATCAAAACACTTGCATTTACGCACCTTGAAATCACAGATGTAGCACATAATTTCAGAGAGTTTTTTGCCCTTTCATCCTCATGCAGATTTGCAGATTGTACACATCAGAACGAACCTCAATGTGCCATAAAAAAAGCAGTCGAAAGTGGAGAAATCAGTGAATTACGATACTATAATTATCTGAATATCGTAGAAGAGATTGATGACCAAAATTATTGGGAGCGTCATAGTGATGTATAA
- the atpB gene encoding F0F1 ATP synthase subunit A yields MNKRILIILVACFLYITDTGAQEGNPQDSTEQSSQTEVSHDDHGHAVGHAEFDPAATAIHHISDANVYTILGAVTIPLPMMLYAPDKGWDFFSSSKFHSGHHEDGHHSYNGYVLHHGSVYRVMDAGFPQDGSVEIEEGAFISRQEAVDGKNKDVYFVKYQGKEFRLDARSTLDGGILGGGITSFYDFSISKNVLSMILVSLFLFWLFSRAAKSYKANPDKAPNGIQAFLEPMFLFIRDEVAIPFIGKKKYMKYLPLLMSIFFFILGLNLYGQIPFLGGTNVTGNLTVTMIMAIIVFIVVNINGNKDYWLHIFWMPGVPGFVKPLLSVVEFMSLFIKPLTLMLRLAGNISAGHIAILSFIGLIFIFGESGLNFSGGLVGTAMAVPLTLFMMAIELIVAFVQAFVFTILTASYIGAATEEHHH; encoded by the coding sequence ATGAATAAACGAATTTTGATTATCCTGGTCGCATGTTTTTTATACATCACTGACACAGGTGCACAGGAAGGAAATCCACAAGACAGTACAGAACAATCTTCACAAACTGAAGTATCTCACGATGATCATGGTCATGCAGTAGGGCATGCAGAATTTGACCCCGCAGCTACCGCTATTCATCATATCAGCGACGCGAATGTTTATACCATTCTGGGTGCTGTGACTATACCTTTGCCTATGATGTTGTATGCACCGGACAAAGGCTGGGATTTTTTCAGTTCATCCAAATTTCATTCCGGTCATCACGAAGACGGACATCATTCATACAATGGATATGTTTTGCATCATGGTAGTGTGTACAGAGTGATGGACGCAGGATTTCCGCAGGACGGATCTGTTGAAATAGAAGAAGGTGCTTTTATCAGCAGACAAGAGGCTGTCGATGGAAAAAACAAAGATGTATATTTTGTAAAATATCAGGGTAAAGAATTTAGGTTAGATGCCAGATCAACGCTGGACGGTGGTATCCTGGGAGGCGGTATCACATCATTTTATGATTTTTCGATTTCAAAAAATGTTTTGTCCATGATTCTGGTATCTCTCTTTTTGTTCTGGCTTTTCAGTAGAGCTGCCAAGTCGTACAAAGCAAACCCCGACAAAGCACCTAACGGAATACAGGCTTTCCTGGAGCCGATGTTTCTATTTATCAGAGACGAAGTAGCTATACCATTCATTGGCAAAAAGAAGTATATGAAGTATCTTCCGCTGCTGATGAGTATATTCTTTTTTATACTGGGATTAAATCTTTATGGTCAAATTCCTTTCCTGGGCGGAACCAACGTGACAGGTAATCTTACTGTGACGATGATAATGGCTATTATTGTATTTATTGTCGTGAACATCAATGGTAACAAAGATTACTGGTTACATATATTCTGGATGCCGGGTGTGCCGGGATTTGTAAAGCCGTTACTTTCTGTGGTGGAGTTTATGTCTTTGTTCATCAAACCTTTGACATTGATGTTGCGTCTTGCGGGTAATATTTCTGCAGGACACATTGCTATCCTTAGTTTTATTGGACTGATTTTTATATTCGGGGAGTCGGGACTGAATTTTAGCGGTGGTTTGGTAGGAACAGCAATGGCTGTACCATTAACGTTGTTTATGATGGCTATTGAATTGATAGTTGCATTTGTTCAGGCATTTGTATTTACAATTCTGACGGCTTCTTATATCGGTGCAGCAACAGAGGAACATCATCATTGA
- the atpG gene encoding ATP synthase F1 subunit gamma: MSGKLKEVRERIKSVQSTQQITKAMKMVSAAKLRRAQQAIVEMRPYAKKLDNMLRNIVTNLEGDIESPYVIEREVNKVAIVVITSSRGLAGAFNTNIIKQAISKIENEYADARAAGGLTLVFVGKKGYDSLKRRYPDCTLIPDFIDLFSDLSHENISAASQLLMDKFMAKEFDVVDVCYSQFKNAAVQEPQCVRYLPVAKITEATVNPKSKSSKADYIFEPDKTKLLNELIPSILQITFRKFVLDNHAGEHGARMTAMDNATNNADELIKALKINYNKARQEAITKELSEIVGGAAALNG, encoded by the coding sequence ATGTCCGGAAAATTAAAAGAAGTAAGGGAACGGATCAAATCGGTCCAGTCAACACAACAGATCACCAAAGCCATGAAAATGGTTTCGGCGGCAAAGCTCAGAAGGGCTCAGCAAGCTATTGTGGAGATGAGACCTTACGCTAAAAAATTGGACAATATGCTTAGAAATATTGTGACCAATCTGGAAGGAGATATCGAATCTCCATATGTAATTGAAAGGGAGGTAAACAAAGTCGCTATTGTAGTCATTACATCCAGCAGGGGACTTGCCGGAGCGTTCAATACCAATATTATCAAGCAGGCAATCAGTAAAATTGAAAATGAATATGCTGATGCCAGAGCGGCTGGTGGTTTGACGTTGGTATTTGTTGGCAAAAAGGGATATGACAGTTTAAAAAGACGATATCCTGATTGTACGTTAATACCTGACTTTATTGATTTATTCTCTGATTTAAGTCATGAAAATATTTCGGCTGCATCCCAATTACTCATGGATAAATTTATGGCTAAGGAGTTTGATGTAGTGGATGTGTGTTATAGCCAGTTTAAGAATGCAGCAGTTCAGGAACCACAATGTGTACGTTACCTTCCCGTGGCAAAAATTACGGAAGCAACGGTAAACCCAAAGTCGAAGTCATCCAAAGCAGATTATATATTTGAGCCTGATAAAACCAAATTACTTAACGAACTGATTCCAAGTATTCTACAGATTACTTTCAGAAAGTTTGTTTTGGATAATCACGCAGGTGAACACGGAGCAAGGATGACGGCGATGGATAATGCCACCAACAATGCAGATGAACTTATTAAAGCATTAAAAATAAATTATAATAAAGCCCGTCAGGAAGCCATTACAAAAGAACTTTCTGAAATCGTAGGAGGAGCAGCAGCTTTGAATGGCTAA
- the nadC gene encoding carboxylating nicotinate-nucleotide diphosphorylase encodes MHELDLNQVKKFIEEALYEDIREGDHTSLACIPSDSRTKARLLIKDEGVVAGVKLAEMIFKTVDPTAIVEIVAEDGQDVIYGDIAFFVNCNTQALLKAERLVLNTMQRMSGIATLSSRFAFEVEDLPVKILDTRKTTPLLRFLEKWAVSIGGCTNYRIGLYDWIMIKDNHIDACGSVSKAIEKVHQYLKLNNLDLNITVEVRNLVELQEVLAKGGITRIMFDNFEVPILREAVAHVHKRFETEVSGGVTLQTVRKIALTGVDFISVGALTHSAGSLDLSLKVIKE; translated from the coding sequence ATGCATGAATTAGATCTGAATCAGGTAAAAAAATTTATTGAAGAAGCCCTGTATGAAGACATCCGGGAAGGTGACCATACTTCTCTGGCATGTATACCTTCAGACTCCCGAACAAAAGCCAGACTACTTATTAAAGATGAAGGAGTTGTAGCCGGTGTCAAACTGGCAGAAATGATATTTAAAACAGTGGATCCGACTGCTATTGTTGAAATTGTAGCAGAAGATGGGCAGGATGTTATATACGGTGATATTGCTTTCTTTGTAAACTGCAATACCCAGGCTTTACTCAAAGCTGAAAGACTGGTATTAAATACAATGCAGCGGATGAGTGGGATTGCTACACTTAGCAGCCGTTTTGCTTTTGAAGTGGAAGATTTACCGGTTAAAATATTAGATACCCGAAAGACTACTCCACTATTGAGATTTCTGGAAAAATGGGCAGTTTCCATAGGGGGTTGTACCAATTACCGCATTGGGCTTTATGACTGGATTATGATCAAAGACAATCACATTGATGCCTGTGGTTCTGTGTCCAAAGCAATAGAGAAAGTTCATCAATATTTAAAGTTAAACAATCTGGATTTAAATATCACAGTGGAAGTTCGCAATCTGGTAGAACTCCAGGAAGTCCTTGCCAAAGGTGGAATTACGAGAATCATGTTTGATAATTTTGAAGTTCCTATTTTGAGGGAGGCAGTAGCACATGTCCATAAAAGATTTGAAACAGAAGTATCGGGAGGAGTTACTTTACAGACCGTCAGAAAAATTGCTTTGACCGGAGTAGATTTCATCTCGGTCGGTGCATTAACCCATTCTGCCGGTAGTCTGGATTTAAGTTTGAAAGTGATAAAAGAATAG
- a CDS encoding geranylgeranylglyceryl/heptaprenylglyceryl phosphate synthase produces MQSELYNQIVESRRTGQKRIAVLIDPDKVRLGKIKNVLDLSVEAGVDYFFIGGSLVVNDMLDFVLKSMKEHCNIPMILFPGNSFQLSYKADALLFLSLISGRNADLLIGKHVITAPFLKLSPLEIISTGYMLIEGGVSTSVQYMSNTIPIPANKDDIALCTAMAGELLGLKMIYMDAGSGAKVPVSESMISTVSGGIDIPLIVGGGIRTAEKASENAKAGADVIVIGNALEQDPFLVKEIAAAVKEQSQKVASLNLS; encoded by the coding sequence ATGCAATCAGAACTATATAACCAAATCGTTGAGTCCCGCAGAACAGGTCAGAAAAGGATTGCCGTCCTGATCGATCCTGATAAAGTAAGGCTGGGAAAAATAAAAAATGTATTGGATCTTTCTGTAGAAGCGGGAGTAGATTACTTTTTTATAGGAGGTAGTCTGGTAGTTAATGACATGCTGGATTTTGTATTAAAATCAATGAAAGAACATTGTAATATTCCGATGATTTTATTTCCCGGCAATTCATTCCAGCTCAGTTATAAAGCAGATGCTTTGTTGTTTTTATCATTAATTTCAGGCCGTAATGCTGATCTGCTAATTGGAAAGCATGTGATTACAGCTCCTTTCCTAAAACTAAGTCCATTGGAAATTATTTCCACCGGTTATATGCTTATCGAAGGGGGTGTTTCTACCAGTGTTCAGTATATGAGTAATACAATACCAATACCGGCCAACAAAGATGATATAGCACTATGTACAGCAATGGCAGGAGAGTTGTTAGGATTAAAAATGATTTATATGGATGCCGGAAGTGGTGCAAAAGTTCCGGTTTCTGAGTCAATGATTTCAACCGTAAGTGGTGGTATCGATATACCCCTGATTGTAGGTGGAGGTATCAGAACAGCAGAAAAAGCAAGTGAGAATGCTAAAGCCGGGGCAGATGTGATTGTTATTGGAAATGCTTTGGAACAAGATCCGTTCCTAGTAAAAGAAATTGCAGCCGCCGTAAAAGAACAGTCACAAAAAGTTGCTTCTTTAAACTTAAGTTGA
- a CDS encoding FecR domain-containing protein, with the protein MKKLNSILSKSKEIKDFTQLDVDSEWKDFVNKTKEAGLDTKSELSYGNNRLRWAIAGFFILIISIIAIWFIKSTPEKLHEYIVTSEKQDTILLFDGSRVYLGENSSLVYPIYFPELNERVCTLEGRAKFEVMPYRKTPFLVKYREIGIEVLGTVFTLHTQNDTIFIKNITGTIKVFRNVMPSDFRILEKDEIYIYQNGIFEKWNVKDSGMAVDTLSGNQELVLSDLEKKVHKVKSTGKKSDNTKESHSKGRIYLLGDVVTFLEKNSKGKIKFYKKLLFNKKTKVTLNMTRSHESILAELQFLGLLTYKKGDCPDCFLVTMTDID; encoded by the coding sequence TTGAAAAAATTGAATTCCATATTATCAAAATCCAAAGAAATCAAAGATTTCACTCAATTGGACGTTGATTCAGAATGGAAAGATTTTGTGAATAAAACGAAAGAAGCAGGATTGGATACAAAATCTGAGCTCTCTTACGGCAATAATCGCTTAAGATGGGCTATAGCTGGTTTCTTTATTCTCATCATTAGTATTATAGCCATTTGGTTTATAAAAAGTACACCGGAAAAGCTTCATGAATATATAGTAACAAGTGAAAAACAAGATACTATCCTCCTTTTTGATGGTTCAAGAGTTTACCTTGGTGAAAACTCCAGCCTGGTGTATCCTATTTATTTCCCTGAACTCAATGAGAGAGTATGTACACTGGAAGGCAGAGCAAAATTTGAAGTCATGCCTTACAGAAAAACACCTTTTTTAGTGAAGTATCGTGAAATCGGGATAGAAGTTTTAGGGACAGTGTTTACGCTTCATACTCAAAACGACACCATTTTCATAAAAAATATCACCGGCACAATAAAGGTTTTCCGGAATGTAATGCCATCAGATTTCAGAATTTTAGAAAAAGATGAAATTTATATCTATCAAAACGGAATTTTTGAAAAATGGAATGTTAAAGATTCCGGAATGGCTGTTGATACCCTTTCCGGAAATCAGGAACTTGTCCTTTCTGATTTAGAGAAAAAAGTTCATAAGGTTAAAAGTACAGGAAAAAAGTCAGATAATACAAAAGAAAGTCATTCAAAAGGTCGGATTTATCTTTTAGGTGATGTAGTTACGTTCCTTGAAAAAAATTCCAAAGGCAAAATTAAATTCTACAAAAAGTTATTGTTCAACAAAAAGACCAAAGTGACATTGAATATGACCCGTTCTCATGAATCCATATTGGCAGAATTACAATTTCTTGGGTTACTGACATATAAAAAAGGTGATTGCCCGGATTGCTTTTTAGTAACAATGACAGATATTGATTAA
- a CDS encoding RNA polymerase sigma-70 factor translates to MNKPFENTNEFEKIFKEYYNPLFNFVLRHLRNQESSREVVQNTFMKIWENRHQIQIQSSIKSYLFQACKNGLVDYIRINKKHSNTIEPDQIPDLEEESDTESLDVFLVKQAVDKILLVLKPKNRQIFELHKYEGLTYPEIAEYLGISKRAVEDNISRTLIMLRKELKNHPDLFD, encoded by the coding sequence TTGAACAAGCCTTTTGAAAATACGAATGAGTTTGAGAAAATATTTAAAGAGTATTACAATCCTTTATTCAACTTCGTATTGAGGCACCTTAGAAATCAAGAATCAAGCCGTGAAGTCGTCCAGAATACTTTTATGAAAATCTGGGAAAACAGACATCAGATTCAAATTCAGTCTTCCATCAAGAGTTATTTATTTCAGGCTTGTAAAAATGGCTTGGTGGACTATATCCGGATTAATAAAAAACATAGTAATACCATTGAACCCGATCAGATTCCGGATCTGGAAGAAGAATCCGATACAGAAAGTTTGGATGTATTTTTAGTGAAGCAGGCAGTCGATAAAATACTATTAGTATTAAAGCCCAAAAACAGACAGATTTTTGAATTACACAAATATGAAGGTTTGACATATCCGGAAATAGCAGAATATTTAGGAATTTCCAAACGGGCCGTAGAAGATAATATTTCAAGAACTTTAATTATGTTAAGAAAAGAATTAAAAAATCATCCGGATTTATTTGATTAA
- a CDS encoding F0F1 ATP synthase subunit alpha: MVDIKPDEISAILKQQLSGFKTEAELEEVGTVLQVGDGIARVYGLTKAQAGELVEFENGVQAIVLNLEEDNVGVVLMGSGDGIKEGSTARRTGKIASINVGEGFVGRVVNPLGEPIDGKGPIEGVRYEMPIERKAPGVIYRQPVNEPLQTGIKAIDSMIPIGRGQRELIIGDRQTGKTAIAIDTIINQKEFHERGEPVYCIYVASGQKASTVAQIAKSLEDNGAMAYTTIVSASASDPAPIQFYAPFAGACIGEFFRDTGRPALIIYDDLSKQAVAYREVSLLLKRPPGREAYPGDVFYLHSRLLERAAKIINNDEIARGMNDLPDSLRNAGIVKGGGSLTALPIIETQAGDVSAYIPTNVISITDGQIFLESNLFNAGIRPAINVGISVSRVGGNAQIKSMKKVAGTLKLDQAQYRELEAFAKFGSDLDAATQSVLEKGKRNVEILKQPQYSPVSVEKQVAIIYLGTQGLLRDVPVNKVREFEEQFLTTLERTEPATLEAIRKGSLTDEILQTLKRVGADISGQYKK, encoded by the coding sequence ATGGTTGATATAAAACCTGATGAAATTTCCGCAATACTGAAACAACAGTTATCGGGATTTAAAACAGAAGCAGAATTGGAAGAAGTAGGTACCGTTCTTCAGGTTGGAGATGGTATTGCGAGAGTATATGGTCTGACAAAAGCACAGGCGGGTGAATTAGTGGAGTTTGAAAATGGTGTTCAGGCAATAGTTCTTAACCTGGAAGAAGATAACGTAGGGGTGGTATTGATGGGTTCAGGCGATGGTATCAAAGAAGGATCCACTGCCCGAAGAACCGGTAAAATCGCTTCTATCAACGTAGGAGAAGGTTTTGTCGGTAGAGTAGTGAATCCACTTGGAGAGCCTATTGACGGTAAAGGTCCCATTGAAGGTGTCAGATATGAAATGCCTATCGAAAGGAAAGCACCCGGTGTTATCTATCGTCAGCCGGTAAACGAGCCACTTCAGACGGGTATTAAAGCTATTGACTCCATGATTCCAATCGGAAGAGGACAAAGAGAGTTGATTATCGGTGACAGACAAACCGGTAAAACGGCTATTGCTATTGACACCATCATCAATCAAAAAGAATTTCACGAAAGAGGAGAACCTGTATATTGTATTTATGTGGCATCAGGCCAAAAAGCATCCACGGTTGCACAGATTGCAAAATCGCTGGAAGATAACGGAGCAATGGCATATACAACCATCGTATCAGCATCAGCTTCAGATCCTGCACCTATTCAGTTTTATGCTCCTTTTGCTGGTGCATGTATCGGAGAATTTTTCAGAGATACCGGAAGACCGGCTTTGATTATTTATGATGACTTGTCAAAGCAAGCTGTGGCCTATAGAGAAGTTTCGTTATTGTTGAAAAGACCTCCGGGAAGGGAAGCTTATCCGGGAGACGTATTTTATCTGCACTCCAGATTATTGGAAAGAGCAGCTAAAATCATCAACAATGATGAGATAGCCAGAGGTATGAATGATCTTCCTGATTCATTAAGAAATGCAGGAATCGTTAAAGGTGGTGGTTCGCTTACAGCTCTTCCGATTATTGAAACACAAGCAGGTGACGTATCAGCATATATTCCTACCAACGTAATTTCGATTACAGATGGTCAGATATTCCTTGAATCAAACTTATTTAACGCAGGTATCAGACCGGCTATTAACGTGGGTATCTCTGTATCCAGAGTGGGTGGTAACGCTCAGATTAAATCCATGAAAAAAGTGGCGGGTACACTAAAACTGGATCAGGCGCAATACAGAGAATTGGAAGCTTTCGCAAAGTTCGGTTCTGACCTCGATGCTGCTACACAATCGGTACTGGAAAAAGGTAAACGTAATGTGGAAATATTGAAGCAACCTCAGTACTCTCCTGTGTCTGTAGAAAAACAAGTTGCTATTATCTATTTAGGAACACAAGGACTTTTAAGAGACGTTCCGGTAAACAAGGTGAGAGAATTTGAAGAACAGTTTTTGACCACTTTAGAAAGAACAGAACCTGCAACATTGGAAGCCATCCGTAAAGGAAGTCTGACGGATGAGATATTACAGACACTTAAGCGTGTAGGTGCTGATATTTCAGGTCAATATAAGAAGTAA
- the atpF gene encoding F0F1 ATP synthase subunit B, which produces MFTLLSFTPFQPTPGLAIWSLIIFLLFWFIMGKFAFRPIAEALEKRESDIQDSIDQAKKAREEIQNMKSENEHLLAQAREERAKLLQEAKEIKNSMITEAKDKAKEEASKIVNNAMNDIENQKKAAIAEIKNEIGTMAISIAEQLVRKELKGNTENEAFVNNLVKDLNLN; this is translated from the coding sequence ATGTTTACATTATTAAGCTTTACACCTTTTCAACCTACACCGGGACTTGCGATATGGTCACTGATTATATTTCTGTTATTCTGGTTTATCATGGGAAAATTCGCTTTCAGACCGATCGCTGAAGCATTGGAAAAAAGAGAAAGTGATATTCAGGATTCGATAGATCAGGCTAAAAAAGCCAGAGAAGAGATTCAGAATATGAAATCAGAAAATGAGCATTTACTGGCGCAGGCACGTGAAGAAAGAGCGAAATTGCTTCAGGAAGCGAAGGAAATCAAAAATTCAATGATTACTGAAGCAAAAGATAAAGCCAAAGAAGAAGCTTCCAAAATAGTCAACAATGCCATGAATGATATCGAAAATCAGAAAAAAGCAGCAATTGCTGAAATTAAAAACGAAATCGGTACGATGGCTATTTCTATTGCAGAACAACTCGTCAGAAAAGAGTTAAAAGGGAATACAGAAAACGAAGCATTTGTCAATAATCTGGTCAAAGACCTTAATTTAAACTAA
- the atpH gene encoding ATP synthase F1 subunit delta translates to MSISRISQRYAKSLIDLALERNELEAILADIKGFNNVLKNRDFKLLLKSPIINTDKKLNVFKALFEGKINKTTAAFFDIIIKKGREMYLEDITTDFISQYKTLKNITPVRLTTATVLNDSTLAEIRSKLQNTQFAKGNIELTTEVNPELIGGFVIESGDQLYDASILHKLEQLKKDFKKQTN, encoded by the coding sequence ATGTCTATAAGCAGAATTTCACAACGATATGCCAAATCACTGATCGACTTAGCGCTCGAAAGAAATGAATTGGAAGCAATACTCGCTGACATAAAAGGGTTTAACAATGTCTTGAAAAATCGTGACTTCAAATTACTCCTGAAAAGTCCTATTATCAATACGGACAAAAAACTAAATGTTTTCAAGGCACTTTTTGAAGGAAAAATAAATAAAACAACCGCAGCTTTTTTTGATATTATCATTAAAAAAGGACGGGAAATGTACCTTGAAGATATCACCACTGATTTCATATCACAATACAAAACGCTCAAAAATATTACACCTGTCAGACTAACCACTGCTACAGTTTTAAACGATTCTACACTGGCAGAAATAAGAAGTAAACTTCAAAATACACAATTTGCAAAAGGAAATATTGAGTTGACGACAGAAGTAAATCCTGAACTGATAGGAGGTTTTGTGATAGAATCCGGTGATCAGTTGTACGATGCCAGTATATTGCACAAATTAGAGCAATTGAAGAAAGATTTTAAAAAACAGACAAATTAA
- the atpE gene encoding ATP synthase F0 subunit C: MTGTLAAVGAGLAVIGAGIGIGMVGGKAMEAIARQPEASGDIRAGMILMAAFVEGAALIAILLSIFMAK, translated from the coding sequence ATGACTGGAACATTAGCAGCAGTAGGAGCCGGACTTGCCGTAATCGGTGCAGGAATCGGAATCGGTATGGTAGGAGGTAAAGCGATGGAAGCTATCGCAAGACAACCTGAAGCATCAGGTGATATCAGAGCAGGTATGATTCTGATGGCAGCTTTCGTGGAAGGTGCGGCATTGATCGCTATCCTTCTTTCTATCTTTATGGCCAAATAA
- a CDS encoding T9SS type A sorting domain-containing protein — protein sequence MGYFSDNGFTDPILNFKNDSVQISYEKIALEFIIEGTNISNADGELQFYFNGCGLANYRHQIIENGTGFNPGYITNEYCKGSSNYPSGQQSMITLPFNNNPDQYIIFHERVNILSNKDTLFLYSDLNYSIVDISLNQGSGRVIKKNSPILSDTILGAGNLTAVKHTNGTDWWIIKQDSRNTNNYYKILMQGDQIIESGKQSIGNSWIRDGGSQAAFSADGTKYMRFSGMDGLYVMDFDRSNAIFSNFRHLPTTQEALVSGASFSPNGRFVYLGNGPHLYQVDLDDEILRLDTVAIWDGSFGNDFNQPNWFGAMQTGPDCRIYMHTGYCLPYMHIIMEPDKKGKDCDVRQHVLKFETPVCNIPYFPNFRLDTPYPYCNPEIVVVTGTSDFNPIVTTEKQISIHPNPSSGIFTIYAPDPIQSVSVYDLHGRRWMQQSGDLSDVLEINGTSLFSGMYIIKVVCGNNKIYTSRILKID from the coding sequence ATGGGGTACTTTAGTGATAATGGTTTTACCGACCCAATTCTAAATTTTAAGAATGACTCAGTCCAAATTTCATACGAGAAAATAGCCCTTGAATTTATAATTGAAGGTACAAATATTTCAAATGCTGATGGTGAGCTACAATTTTACTTTAATGGTTGTGGATTAGCTAATTACAGACATCAAATTATTGAGAACGGAACCGGTTTTAATCCTGGTTATATTACAAATGAATATTGCAAAGGCTCATCTAATTATCCATCCGGTCAACAATCCATGATAACACTCCCTTTTAATAATAATCCCGATCAATACATTATTTTTCATGAACGTGTAAATATTTTATCGAATAAGGATACATTATTTCTGTATAGTGATCTCAATTACTCCATAGTTGATATATCTCTGAATCAGGGTAGTGGCAGGGTCATTAAAAAAAATAGCCCGATACTATCTGATACCATCCTGGGAGCAGGAAATCTCACTGCCGTAAAACATACCAACGGAACCGACTGGTGGATTATCAAGCAGGACAGCAGAAATACCAATAACTACTACAAAATCCTGATGCAGGGGGATCAGATCATAGAAAGTGGAAAACAAAGTATCGGCAATAGCTGGATAAGAGATGGGGGCAGTCAGGCAGCATTCTCTGCTGACGGTACTAAATATATGCGTTTTTCGGGGATGGATGGATTGTATGTGATGGACTTCGACAGGTCAAACGCTATTTTTTCCAATTTTCGTCACCTACCCACTACACAGGAAGCATTGGTCAGCGGTGCATCTTTCTCACCCAACGGCCGTTTTGTATATTTGGGCAATGGACCACATCTGTATCAGGTAGATCTGGATGATGAAATACTCAGATTAGATACTGTTGCCATTTGGGACGGTTCATTCGGAAATGACTTCAACCAGCCCAATTGGTTTGGCGCTATGCAGACAGGGCCGGATTGCCGCATATATATGCATACAGGTTATTGTCTGCCCTATATGCACATCATCATGGAACCGGACAAAAAGGGAAAAGACTGTGATGTAAGACAGCATGTCCTGAAGTTTGAGACACCGGTATGTAATATCCCATATTTTCCCAACTTCCGTCTGGATACACCCTATCCCTACTGTAATCCGGAAATCGTAGTTGTGACAGGAACAAGTGATTTCAATCCGATAGTCACAACTGAAAAGCAGATCAGTATTCATCCCAACCCTTCGTCCGGTATCTTCACGATTTATGCTCCTGACCCTATACAATCTGTTTCTGTTTATGATCTGCATGGCAGGAGATGGATGCAGCAATCAGGAGATTTATCTGACGTTTTAGAGATTAACGGAACATCACTTTTTTCAGGAATGTATATCATAAAAGTAGTTTGTGGAAATAATAAAATATATACTTCCCGAATCCTCAAGATCGACTGA